GAAACCTCGCCGAGCCCGGGGCGGTGTCCTGGATTTTTGAAAAGAAGGGCCTCATCGTGATCCCGAGGAACGGACTTTCCGAGGATCAGGTCCTGGAGGCAGCCCTTGAGGCCGGAGCCGAGGATGTGCGCGTCTACGAAGGGGAGTTCGAGATCATCACCGCTCCCGAGGACTTCGAGGAGGTTAAGGCCGGGGTGGAGAAGGCGGGGATGAAGCCCTCCTCGGCCCGGATTACCCTGGTGCCCAAGAGCACGGTGCGCATAGAGGACGAGAAAACCGCTCAGCAGATGCTCCGCCTCATGGAAATGCTGGAGGACCACGACGATGTCCAGCGCGTTTACGCCAACTTCGACATCCCGGAGGCCATTATGGAAAAACTCTCCGGGAGTTAATGGTGCGCGTGCTCGGGGTGGATCCCGGTTCCCGGATTACCGGTTACGGAGTGGTGGAAAGCGGTCCACCGCCCCGGGCTATCGCCTGGGGGGAACTCCGTCTTCCCGAGCGGGAGGGGTTGCCCCGACGACTCCACACGCTCTACCAGGGTCTTTCGGCGCTTCTGGACAGATTCGCTCCGGAAGCTCTGGCCCTGGAGGAGGTGATTCCGGAGCGTTTCCCCCGGGCGGCCCTCACCCTGGGTCAGGCCCAGGGAGTGGTTCTGCTCCTGGCGGCCCGGGCCGATCTTCCCGTCTTCACCTACCATCCTGCGGTTATTAAACAGGCCCTTACCGGGAACGGTAGGGCACCGAAGCACCAGGTGGCTTACATGGTAAGAGCCCTCCTCGCGCTCAATGGGGAAACCTCTCCGGATGCCGCCGATGCCCTGGCCGTGGCTCTTACCCACATCCTGAGGGAAGAAGGGTGCTTTCAGAAATTCGTGGGCGAGTGATACGCAAAATTCCGGGCAAGGTGTGGCTTGAGGTCGGAGCCCTGGTATTTGAGGTTACCGTACCTTTCACCCTTACCGAAAAACTTCCCGCCCCCGGGCAGGTGCTTCGACTTCCGATCTGTCTATGGATCCAGGAGGGCGTTCCGGAACTTTTTGGCTTTGCTGACGAGGAGTCCCGGGATACCTTCCGGCTCCTGGCTTCTCTTTCCGGGGTGGGACCGCGTCTGGCCCTGAACATACTGGCCCTTTTTCGCCCGGAAGAACTGGAGGAAGCGGTGCGAAGTGAGGATGTGGAGGCGCTCTCCCGGGTGCCGGGCATAGGTCCTAGACGGGCCGAGAAACTTTGTGTGGAACTTCGTGGGCGACTCGCTCTCAGGAAGAAAGACCGGCCGCGCCCTCCGCTTTACGAGGAGGCCCTTCGTATCCTTCGACACCTGGGGTTCCCCGTTACCGAGGCCGAGAAGGCCCTCTCGGAGG
The window above is part of the Thermosulfurimonas sp. F29 genome. Proteins encoded here:
- the ruvA gene encoding Holliday junction branch migration protein RuvA gives rise to the protein MIRKIPGKVWLEVGALVFEVTVPFTLTEKLPAPGQVLRLPICLWIQEGVPELFGFADEESRDTFRLLASLSGVGPRLALNILALFRPEELEEAVRSEDVEALSRVPGIGPRRAEKLCVELRGRLALRKKDRPRPPLYEEALRILRHLGFPVTEAEKALSEVYTGEEDLDALLREALKRLSPV
- the ruvC gene encoding crossover junction endodeoxyribonuclease RuvC, giving the protein MVRVLGVDPGSRITGYGVVESGPPPRAIAWGELRLPEREGLPRRLHTLYQGLSALLDRFAPEALALEEVIPERFPRAALTLGQAQGVVLLLAARADLPVFTYHPAVIKQALTGNGRAPKHQVAYMVRALLALNGETSPDAADALAVALTHILREEGCFQKFVGE
- a CDS encoding YebC/PmpR family DNA-binding transcriptional regulator — protein: MAGHSHWAQIKRKKAAQDAKRGRLFTKITREIMVAARLGGGDPDSNPRLRAAIAAAKAANMPKENIERAIRKGLGLEEGTRYEEATFEGYGPGGVAVFIESVTDNRRRTVSELRHIFSKCGGNLAEPGAVSWIFEKKGLIVIPRNGLSEDQVLEAALEAGAEDVRVYEGEFEIITAPEDFEEVKAGVEKAGMKPSSARITLVPKSTVRIEDEKTAQQMLRLMEMLEDHDDVQRVYANFDIPEAIMEKLSGS